The following DNA comes from Hyalangium ruber.
GCCGATGTTCAGCGTGCCGCTGTACCGGCCGTTCTCGTTCAGACCGTCATCCACACCCGCGAACTCCTGGTCGAACAGGAAGTTGTAGTTACCGCGCAGGTCGAGGGTGAAGTCGCCCACGTGGGTGCGCAGACCGGCGCCCACCGGCACGTTACCAACCAGGTCATCCCCGAAGCCCGAGGCAGCGGCACCGCGGAAGTTGTAGTCGCTGAAGCCGATGCCGCCCAGCACGTACGGCTGCACCGGAGTGGCCGTCAGACCGAAGGTCAGCGCCGCCTGGCCACCGTTACGGACCAGGTCCGGACCGCTGTCGGCACCCAGCGCCGTGCTATCCAGGTTGTTCACCGCGCCGCTGTAGCCCAGCTCGATGCCCAGCACCTTCGAGGGCTTGATGGCGGCCGTCACACCGTACGAGGGACCGGGGTTGATCTCCGGAGCCAGCGCACCGGTGTAGCCTTCCACACCGCCGCCCACCATCACGGTGAGGCCGCGCATGTTCGTCTTGTCCTCCTTCACCTCTTCGCGCTCCTCGATGGGGGCGAAGGCACCGCTCGGGGCGGCGGGAGGAATCACCGGCTCGGCCGGCGGGGTGATCTCCGGCTCACGGAGCGGCTCGCTCTGCACGCCACTGCCGCCGATGTCGGAGCCGTAGTTGTCGTTCCAGCCACTACCGCCCGTGGCATCGCGCTTCACCGGCTCGCAGCGCAGCATGATGTCTTCGCCGGCCTGTCCGCTGCCGCCGACACCGACGTCCCCGTGGAAGTCCTTGTTGGCATCCAGGGTGGCCTCGCTGCGGGCGCTCACGTCTTCATCGATGCCCGCCTGTCCACTCCCTCCGATGGATGAGTCGACCGGCTCGGTCTCGATGACTGTCAGGCTCTGGTCCTCCACCGCCTGCGAGCCCGTGTCCATGCTCGCCTGCGTGTCTTTCTTCTCGTAGCCCGGTGGGCAGTCCTTGTTGCCACCCGCAAGCGCCACACCGCCGTAGAGGAGCGCCGCGACTGCTCCAACCAGAATCTTCGTCTTCATCCAACCCTCCGTTGTCGATTGACCGACATGAAGGTTGGCCCCGCAGACACCTCCGGCAAGGTTCGCGCCAGGAAGAAGCCAGCGCCAGCGCCCTTGGACGGTGAGCAGCCGGTCGGCCGAGCTGGCCCTACCCGCGCGTCCACTCCGAACCGGTGACCACGGGGATCTGCATCGCGCGCTCGCGGTCGAGGTCCAGGTTGCCGATGTGCAGCGACAGCGGCGACTGCACCCACTTGTAGATGGACTGCAGGAAGAGGCGGACGAACTTCTCCACGTAGCCCTGGAGCCGCGCGGTCTCCACCTCGGGGAACATGGCGGAGAGGGCCTGCACCAGCTCCGCGGGCAGGAGCTTCTCGCCGGCGAAGAGGTAGAAGCACGCATCCAGGATGGGGAAGGGCATCAGCTCCTCCTCGCCCACCTGATTGTGCGCCAGCTCCGGCCCCGCGGGCTTGGACAGCACCTTGCGAATGCCCTCGTAGCCCGTCTTCTCCTGCAGGTAGTCCAGCAGGTACATGACCACCGTCTTCGGCACGTTGGCGATGACGGCCAGGGCACCCATGAGGTCGCCGCCGATGGTGGTGTAGCCCACCGCCTTCTCGCTCATGTTGCCCGTCTGCAGGAACAGGCCGCCGCACGAGTTGGACCAGTTCCACATGCGCTGTGCGCGCAGGCGCGCCTGGATGTTCTGCTCGGTGATGGGGGTGACGGCCTTGTCGCCCAGCATCTGCTTCACGACGGCCAGCTCCCGGTCGAAGGCCTCCTCGATGGGCACCACCTGGAAGGGCACGCCCAGCTCGCGGGCGATCGTCTCCGCCGCCTCGCGCGTGGTGTCGCTGGAGTAGCGGCTGGGCATGTAGAAGGCCTGCAGCAGCGAGCCCGGGTTCTCCGGCCGCACGCGCTTGGCATAGCGGTGGGCGATGAGCAGCGTCAGCAGCGAGTCACGGCCGCCCGACAGCGCAATGCCCAGCACCTTGAAGGCGCGCGTCTTCTCGAAGTAGTCGCCCACGCCCAGCGCCAGCGCGTCCAGCAGATCCTCGCACAGCGCCTCGCGGGCGCTGCGGCGCTGATCCGGCCCGGGCAGGAAGAAGCTGCGGTGCGCAGGCACCGGGTAGGTGAGCTTCTCGCGCTGGCTGCGGAAGGAGGCCGTGCAATCCAGCGTGGGCACCAGCTTGCCGCCGCCGGCCAGCCACGCCTCGCGGTCGCTGCGCCAGGTGGTGTTCTCCGTGCGCAGGCGCATGGTTCGGTCCAGGTCCACCACCGCGGCGGTGTAGCCCTCCTGGAAGCGCGGCGTCTCGACCACGTGCCGGCCGTTCTGGTTCAGGAAGCCGCCGCCGTCGAAGATGATGCCGTCATTGCTGCCCAGCGCGTTGGCGTAGGCGATGGTGCATTGGTGGTCCGCGGCGCGCGTGGCGATGAGCTCCCGGCGCGTGTCCACGAAGCCCAGGCGGAACGGCGAGGCGGACAGGTTCACCACCAGCTCGCCGCCCGAGTAGGTGCGCCGCCGCTGTGGCCCGTCCGCGCTCCAGATGTCCTCGCACACCTCTGGGGCCAGGGTGCCGAAGTCGAAGCGGAACAGGTAGTCGCCCAGCGGCACGCCCCGGTGGACCTCGGCCATGCCCGGATAGCCGCGCGCGTAGGTGCGCACCTCGTAGAAGACGCTGTAGGTGGGCAGCTTCTCCTTGGGCACCAGGCCCAGCACCTTGCCGCCCGCCACCACCGCCGCGCAGTTGAGGCGCAGGCCCTGGTGGGCCACCGCCACGCCCACCACGAAGACGGTGGACAGCGAGGCCGTCTCCTGGGCGAAGCGCTCCAGCTGGGGCCACTGGTGGTCGATGAAGCCCTGCCACTGGACCAGATCCTCGGCCGGGTAGCCGCCGATGAGCTGCTCCTGGAAGAGGGCGACGGTGACGTCCTCGGCCGCCATCTTCCGCGCCAGCGTGAGCGCCCGGTCCACGTTGCGCGAGAAGGCGCCCACGGTCGTATTGGCGCTGGCCAGCCCTACCTTGACGAGCCGCATGGGTGAAAGGTCCCCTTCAGGCCCCGGCGCGCTCCATGCGCCGAAAGGCCGGTGTCATGTCCAGGCGCAGCAAATGCCTGGGACGGGGAGGACGCAAGCCCCTTGGGCGCCCCTGCCCTCAGTTCAGCGGGCCCGCGGGCCGCAGCGGCTGGAGGCGGGCGATGAGCTCACCCACCTCATCGGTCACCTCCTGCAGGCGCTGGCGCACGTCCAGCTCGGCCAGCAACGCCTGGCGCCGCTCCGGCTCGGGGATGATGGCGGCGGCCACCACGTCGGCCAGCGCGCCCCCGTTGGCACGAGCCACCGCAGGCACCAACCCCTCGGAGAAGGAGGGCGGCACCCGGCCTACCAGCTCGAAGACGGCCTGCCGCAGCTGCTCCTCCTCCGGGCCGTGGTACGTCGGGTCCGGCAACAGCTCGACGCGCGCCTCGCGGTACAGGCGGTCCGGCGGCAGCTCGGAGAGCAGCCGCGCGCGGCACACCCCCTGGAGCAGGATGTTGTAGCGCCCGTCCGGCAGCTCGTCGTGCCAGACGATGAGGCCGGCGCACATGAGCGGCTGCATGAGGGGCCGCGCCCCGTAGCGCGACTCCCAGCCCGGCTCGAGCTGGGCGAGCGCCATCACCTTGTCTCCCTCCAGCGCATCGCGTATCAGGTCCCGGTAGCGTGGCTCGAAGATGTGCAGGGGGATGGCGGAGTGAGGGAAGAGCACCGCCGAGGGCAGCGGGAAGACCTTCAGCGAATCCGCGGCCTGGGCTACACGTTCCTGGACTGTCGTCATGGTGCGCACCCTCTCCGTTCCCTTTGTTCATAAGGATGGGTTGCGCTGGTCGCATCCCAATCAGGCGGGCGCTCACCGGCCCGCAGGGCGGTGGAAACCGGCTGTGGTTCCGCTAGGGTGCGCGACCACATGTCGGACATGTCCCCTGCCCCGGCGGCCGCCACCGCCAAGCCCGTGAAGCTCTCCTGGTACCGCCGACTCTACCTGCGGGTAGAGGCCCTGGCCTCCACGAAGCACGCCGTGGCGGCGATGCTGGTGGTGGCCTTCGTCGACGGCTCGTTCTTCCCGGTGCCGCCCTTCGCGCTGCTGGTGCCCATGGTGCTGGCCCAGCCCCAGAAGTGGGTGCGCTACGCCGTGCTGGGCACGGTGGCCAGCCTCTTCGGCGGCTTCTTCGGCTACTGGCTGGGCACCCTCATCAACGCGGGGGCCGTCAGCTTCCTGGAGATCGACCTCAACATGCGCGTGCAGCGCTTCGGCATCGACTCGACGCTGGGCGAGCTGCTGGGTCAGAACTTCTGGGCGCTGGCGCTGCTGTGCTCGGTGCTGCCCACCCCGTTCAAGGTGGTGGCGATCGGCAGCGGCATGGTGGCCGTGCCGCTGGACCGCTTCCTGCTGGCCGCCGTCATCGGCCGCACCGTGCGCTTCTTCCTCGTCGCCGGGGTGATGCGCTTCGCGGGCCCCACGGCCCGCAAGTGGCTGCGCGTGTGATGTCCACGGCCGACCGCCGTGGGTCGGCCCCGTCACACCGGCGGCTTGTCGCCATGTGAGACGAAGGGCACGGGGGCCAGCGCCTCATCGATGGTGGACAGCAGCAGCGAGGGGTGTACCGGCTTCTCCAGCACGGGGTTGCGCACGTGGCGGATGAAGTTGAGCGCCGTCGGCGTACAGGCCCCGCCGGAGATGAACACCAGCCGCCGGGCCAGCTCCGGCACCTCGGTGCTCAGCCGGGCGTAGACATCCATCCCCGTCATGTCCGGCATCTGCAAGTCGCACACGACGGCGTCGAAGCGCTGCCCCGAGGACACCATGCCCAGCGCCTCGCTGCCGCGCGTGGTGACGACCACGTCATGGTGGGGCGAGAGCAGCAGCCGCATGGACAGGGCCAGCCGCGGCTCGTCGTCGATGATGAGGATGCGCCCCCGGCGCGCCCCTTCGACGGGCGACGGCAGTGCGTAGTGGGGGAGCGCCCCCGCCACCGGGGCTGAGGCGGCCGGCAACAGGACGGTGAAGACGGAACCCTTTCCCGATTCGCTGCTCACGAGGACCTCCCCTCCATGGGACCGGACGATCTGCTGGCTGATGGACAACCCCAGCCCGGTCCCTTCTGCGTGGGACTTCGTGGTGAAGAACGGCTCGAAGATATGAGGCAGCACCTCGGGGAGGATGCCCAGGCCGGTGTCCTCCACCCGCACCCGGGCCCTGCCGTCCGGCGCCGTGTCGACGAACACCCGCACCTCGTTGCGCTCCGGACTTCCCTCCGGAATGGCCTGCATCGCGTTGACCAGCAGGTTGACGAGCACCTGCCCCAGCCGCGCCTCGCTGCCCAGCACGTGGGGCACCGCCTCGTAGGACTCGACCAGCCGCGCCCGCTCCCGGAGCAGGTGCCGCGTCATCCGCAGCGCGGGCTTCACCACCTCGCGCAGATCCACCCGGGCGTGCTCCTCGCTTCCCTCCCGGCTGAACATGCGCAGGTCCTGGACGATGCGCCGGATGCGCTCGGTGGCCTCCTGCGCGCCGCGCAGACTGGCCACCGTCTCCGCCTTGAGCCCCATGTCCCGGCTTAAGCCCCGCAACGCCGTCTCCAGGTTCAGCCCCAGGTAGGCCAGCGGGTTGTTGATTTCATGGCCCACCCCGGCGGCGAGCATGCCCACCGTGGCCACGCGCTCTGCGGCCAGCAGGCGCGCCCGCAGCTCCTCGGTGGCCGTGACGTCGCGGTGGATGGAGACCAGGTGGGTCACCGCCCCGCCCCCATCCCGCACCGGAGAGTGCTGCAGCTCGCTGCGCACCCAGGTGCCATCGGGGCGCGTGAGCAGCACCTCGCCGCGGAAGGGCCCCGCCTCGCGCAGGGACGCATCCAGGCGCTCGTGCGTCTCCGGGTCCAGCTTGCCGAAATGCTCGCTGGGCGAGCGCCCCACCAGGGCCTCGAGCGGGCGCCCCACCATGGAGCGGAAGGCCTCGTTGGCGAAGGCGACGCGAGGGCCCTCGGGCGACACCTCGCTGATGACGACGCCTTCGCTCACCCCGCGTACGGCGGTGGCCAGCAACTCCAACCGCGCCAGGGCGCTGTGGCGCTCGGCGCTCACGGCCGCCAGCAGCAGACCGGTGACGGCGTTGATGGCGACGATGAGCTGCACGAGCAGCAGCGCCGTCGGCAGGGACTCCTGGGCGAAAGGGCCCAGCCCGCTCACCGTGGCCAGCACGGACAGCACGGTGATGAGCAGGGTGGTGAACGCCGTGCCCCGGGTGCTGAAACGCAGCGCCGCCCACACGACCAGCGGGAAGAAGAAGAGCGTCTCCAGGTACGCGAAGGGCAGGCGCACCGCCCCGTCGAGGAACACCTCCGCGCAGACCAGGAGGATGGCCACCGCGAGGGCCACGGCCTCCCAGCGCCGCTCCAGGGGCCGCACCGGCCGCAGCAGCAGCACGGGCGCCACGACGATGACGCCCAGCGCGTCCCCACCCCACCACACCCCCGCCGTCCTCCAGAACTGCTCCCACGGCACCGAGCCCAGCAGGCAGGTGCTCGCGGTGCCTATCAAGGCGCTGACCTGCGTACACAGCAGGGCGCCGCCCACGATGAGCGCGACGACGTCCTGCAGGCGCCTCAGCGAGACCGAGACGCCCAGCCGCCGCAGCAACAGTGCGCCCAGCACCGCCGCCAGGGTGTTGCCCGTGGCAACGCCCACGCCGGTGAACAGGGTGTCGCCATTCACCAGGGCGCACAGCACGGCCCCCAGGAAGATGCCCGGCCAGCGAGACACTCCCAGCACCATCAACGCGGCGAGCGCCACGCCCGAAGCGGGCCAGACAGGGCTGGAGTTCTTGTGGAAGATGGTGAACTGCAGGCCCGCCCACGCGACGGCCAGATACACGCCCGCCAGCGCGAGCATCGTCAGGATGCCGCGGACGTCGTACGCCCAGTGCGTGCGCTCAGGCAGACGAATGGTGTGCCCCCCCACACCTGCCCATGGCCTTCAGGACAGGTGTATGGGGCGCATCGTACCCGGGCGCTCGGCCGTGGCCAACCGTCCCTGGGGGCAACGCCCTCCAGTGCTGACCTGATGACGGTTGCAATGGCCCAAAGGGTATTGCGTAGGGACAAGTAACAAGGAGGCAAAGAAGACGATGTCGCGACCTGGTGCCGCTGCGCTGTTGTCGTTCCTCATCCCTGGGGTGGGGCAGATCTACAACGGAGACATTCTGCGCGGGGTCTTCTGGCTCATCATCACCCCGGGCTTCTGGGTGGGCACCGGCGGCCTGTTGGGCTGGGTGTGCCACATCATCGCCGCCGCCACCGCCTACAACCGGGCGGAGGACAAGGAGCGCGCCCGCCTGCCTGCCTGGCGGACAGAGGTCTCCTAACCTCGCGCCGCGCGAAGCGCCGCCAGCAGCTCCTCGGAGGTGCTGGCGAGCGCGCGCGCCCCATGGGCCCGCAGCTCCTCGGCGCCGCGGAACCCCCACGTCACGCCAACGCCGTACATGCCGGCGTTGCGCGCGGTGTCCATGTCCACCGACGTGTCTCCCACGAAGGCGCAGTCGGTGGGCGCCACGCCCAGCTCCGCGGCCAGCCCCAGCGCGGCCGTGGGGTCGGGCTTTCGAGGCACCCCGGGCCGCTCGCCGTACACGGCCGCGAAGGGGATGCCCGGCAGCAGCCCCTCCACCAGGCGCCGGGTGAAGGCATCCGACTTGTTGCTCAGCACCGCGAGCCGCACCCCTTCTGCGGCCAGCTGCGAGAGCACGGCGGGTACCCCCGGAAACACGTACGTCTGATCAAAGAGGTGCTCGGCGTAGAAGGCGCGGTACCCGTCCAGCACCGAGGCGTGCAGCGCCTCCTGCCCTCCGGGGAGGGCCTTGCGCACCAGCTGAATCACCCCTTCGCCCACATAGTGGCGGTAGTCGGCGGTGGGGTGGGTGGGCAGTCCGTGCTGGGAGAGCGAGTGGTTCATCGCCGTGGCGATATCCGCCAGCGAGTCCACCAACGTCCCGTCCAAGTCGAAGATGGCGGCGCGCAGGGGCATGCCTCTCCTCAAACACGAACGCCCCGGCCAGACAAGGCCGAGGCGCTCGAGCGACTCGTGGGAGTCCTGAAGAGGAAGCGGGCGACTACGGGGTGGCCGCCGCGCTCGCCGGAGGCGCCGCGCCGCTGTCACCGCCCTTGGTGAGCACCGCGAAGTTGATGTTGTTGTAGCCGGCCGTGGCGCAGCTGAACATCACCCGCTTGATGATCTTGAACTCCACCTCGCGGTGGGCCTGGATGTTCACGTCGCCCTTGAAGGCGTTGGCCTCGCCGCCGGCCATGGCGTGAAGATCCTCGAACTGCTTCTTCATGTCCCGCAGCTTCTCTTCCAGCGCGGGGATGTTGAGGTACTCGTCCTTCACCAGGTCTTCCACCCGGCCGACGATGTTGCCGGAGATGGACACCTGGTCGTTGGAGACCAGCACCACCGGGTGCATCTCCACTTCCTTGACGTTGACAGCCTCGGGCAGCTGGATGTCCTTGGTCATCATCAGCACCTCGCCCGTCGCGGAGAAGTTCGCGATCAGGAAGAGCACGATGATGATGAACATGTCGACCAGCGGGGTGATGAGCAGGTCCGAGAACGTGCTCTTCTTGCCGTGGTGGCCGTGGCCGAACACCTTCGAGTGCTCGAGCCGCTTGCCGTACCGCTTGCCGGGAACCTTGATGGCCATGGCGTTCTAACCTTGAGTCCTTGCGTGAAGGGCGTTCAGCCCGCTGCCATCACGGAGATTTGCGGCAGCCCCGAGCCCATGCACTCGTCGATGATGCGCACCAGCACGTCGTAGCGCACCTTGTCGTCGGTCTGCAGAGTGATTGCCGCCGTGTCCGGGAACTGCTCCTTGAGCTGCTTGAAGCGCTCATTGAGCTTCACCAGATCCAGCTTGCCGTTGGCGCCGCGCGTGAGCGGAATCGGCTCGAAGGTGCTCTGATCGGCGGTCAGCCGCAGCTCCTCCGGCGTGATGGCCAGCGTGAGGGTGACCGTCTTGCTCTTGTCTTCCTCTTGCTGGGTGTCCTCCGCGGCGGGACCTCCGGCTTGAGAAACCTGGAGCCGGCCGATCTGCGTCCAGACGGCGGTCATGATCAGAAAGCTGATGGTCACGGCCATCAGGTCGATGAAGGGGACCAGGTTGATGGCGGTGTCGAGCGGCTTCTTGCCACCCTTCCCACCGTTCCCTAGGTCCATTCCGCCGGCCATGGCAACCTCCGCGCTGCGCTACGTTCGAAGAAGAAAAAGACAGAAAAGACGACGGGCGCTGCTGTCCGTCCAGTGCTCCAGACAGCGCGCCCGGGTTCCAGGTTCCCGAACTACTCCTCGGCGCCGTGAGACGACGTCGGGATGTTCAGGTTCTTGAACTTGTCGCGGTTGTTGACGATGAGGTTGAGCACCGAGACGCTCGTCTCATTGATGTCGTTGATGAGCCCCTGGGTGCGGCCCATCAGCACCGAGAAGGCCACCAGCGCCGGGATGGCCGTCAGCAGCCCGAAGCCCGTGCAGTTCATGGCTTCCGAGATACCGTTGGCGAGAATCGTCGCCTTGTCGGCCGGGTTCACGTTGGCCACGGCTTCGAAGCAGGAGATCAGACCCGACACCGTTCCGAGCAGACCGGCGAGCATCGCCGCGTTGCCGAGCATGGCCAGGTAGCCGGTGCGCGCCTCGAGCTTCGGCGTCTCACGCAGCGAGGCCTCGTCCAGGGCCGCCTGGACCTCATCCTGGCCCTTGGGAACGTTCATCAGGCCCGCCTTGATGACGTTGGTCAGCGGGGTGGACTTCTGGCCGGCCACGTAGTTGATGGCCTTGTCCAGGTCACCGGCGTAGATGTGCTTCTTGAGCCCACGCAGGAAGCCCTCCTTGTTGATGGAGGACATGAAGAAGAGCACCACGGCGCGCTCGATCATGATGGCCAGGGCGATGAGGCCGCACACGGCGATGGGGTACATACCCCACTGACCCGCCTCCCAGCGCATGGCGAGTTCTTCCATCAAGCTGCGCTGCGGACCGCCCGTGTTGGCCAGAACGGACAGATTCGTCAAAAACCCCAGGTTCATCGAGTGTTGCCTCCGCTAGGCGGGCCCGGAATGGGTGGGCCGCTCCAGAACCGATGTCCCCGCGGGCGTACCACTACCCCGCCAAGAACTTCAGTCTTGGATGTTGAAAACGATGGGCCGGACTTTAGGAACGGCACCCCTGAGTGTCAAGGCAGGCACCCTCGTTAGCTATTGAAATCTCATGGGAATTTTGCGTGCGGACCAGGGCTTGGCACCCCGCAACGTGAGCAGGCGAACACCCCATGTGGTGCCAGGTCGTAAGCTTGGGAACACCCAGGGCTCGTGGTAAGCGCGCGCGCATGTCGAGGAAGCGGATTGGTGAAATCCTCCTGGAGCGCGGCGCGATCACCCCGGAGCAGCTGGAGGCGGGGCTGGTGGCCCAGAGGCAGACCCAGCAGCGGCTGGGGGCGACGCTGGTGGCCCAGGGTGCGATCACGGAAGCCGTGCTCGTGCAGGCGGTGAGTGAAGCACTGGGCATACCCGTGGTGGATCTGACGGCCGTCAGCCCCGACTGGGCGGCGGTACACCTGGTGCGAGCGCGCTCGTGCGAGCAGCACGAGATGTTCCCCTATGCGCTGGAGAGCGTGGGGGGGCGCCGGCAGCTGGTGGTGGCCATGGCGGACCCGCTCAACCGGCCCGCGGTGGAGGAGATTGAATTCACCACGGGGCTGAAGGTGAGCCCGCGCGTGGCGGCGCTGTCTGCTGTCCGCACTGCGATCCTGCGCTACTACCACAAGGTGACACCGACCCCCGCGGCTGGGGCCTCCAAGCCGGCCGCGACGGCCTCCAGGCCGGCCACACGGGCAGCCTCGCAGCGTCCGGCCGCTCCGGCCTCGGCGTCCAAGGCCCGTCCCCCCCAGGACGACGACGAAGAGGTGATTGTCGGCGAGGAGCTGCCGCCGGGAGAGACGACCCAGCGCACGCAGCTGGCGGAGCTCATCCGCAAGCGCGAGGAGCAGCGCCGGCAGAAGCGGGGCCAGGGCGAGGCCAAGGCCCAAGCGGCCGCCGGTGGCTCGGGCGTGCTGGACGACCTGGACTACCTCTTCGGCGGGCTGCGCGAGGAGCCGGACCGGGTGGAGCAGCTGGAGCGCAAGTTCTGGGCGCTCATGCGCATCATGGCGCGTAAGGGGCTGCTCTCGAACGAGGAGTTCGCCCGCGAGCTGGACGACGACAAAGAGGGCTAAGGACGAGGGCTAAGGACGAGGGCTGAGAACGAGGCCTGAGGCGAGTCCCGCGCGGGCCTACGACTCGACCAGCGGCAGGCGCAGGGTGAAGGCCGTGCCCTGCCCCACCTGGCTGCTCACGGTGATGCGGCCACCGTGGCTCTCGACGATGCCCTGGACGATGGAGAGCCCCAGGCCGGTGCCCTTGCCCTCCTCCTTGGTGGTGAAGAAGGGATCGAAGATGCGGCTCAGGTGCTTGGGTTCGATTCCCGAGCCCGTGTCGCGCACCTCCACCACCGCCTCCTGACCGTCGCGCCGGGTGACGAGCGTCACCTTTCCGCCGGGGGACATGGCGTGGCAGGCGTTGGTGATGAGGTTGACGAAGACCTGCACCAGGTTGGCGCGCACGGCGGAGATGGGCGGCAGCTCCGCGTACTCGCGCTGCACGCTGGCCTTGGCGTTGGACACCACGTGCTCGCAGAAGCCCACCGCCTGGTCGACGATGGCGTTGAGCTGCACCCGCTCGGGCCGGTCCTTGGCGGGCCGCGCGTAGGAGACGAGGTCCTTGGTGAAGCGGAGGATGCGCTGGCTGTTCTCGAGGATCTTCCGCAGCTTGTCCACGTCGGCGGGCACGGCGTCCTGGCGTGACTGCGCCTTGATGAGCAGCGCCTCGCTGTAGGCGGACACGGCCGTCATGGGGTTGTTGATCTCATGCACCACGCTGGCGGCGAGCTGGCCGATGGAGGCCAGCTTCTCGGCGTGGATGATGCGCTTCTCCAGCTCCTTGATGACGGTGATGTCCTGGCCGATGGCGATGACGCCCTCCACCTCGCCCAGGGGCGTGCGCATCGAGGAGGTGGCGAAGGAGACGCGCACCTCGCCCTCCTTGGAGCGCAGCCGTGTCTCGAAGTTGTTGACCGCCTCGCCCCGGATGGCGGAGGCGAACACGGAGCCCAGGCGCAGCTGCTCGTCCTCGGGGATGAAGGCGAACACGTCCCTGCCCAGCACCTCCTCCTTGGAGAAGCCGGTGAGGGCGCTGAGGGCCTGATTGAAGACGACCACCTGCTTCTCGCGGTTGGCCACGAGGATGAGGGCGTTGGCTTTCTCCAGCAGCTCCTCGAGGTACTTGCGCACGAACGTCAGCTCATCGATGAGCTTGGCGTTGCGCACGGCGACCGCCACCTGGTTGGCGAGCTGCAAGAGCACCCGCTCGTCGTGGGCGACGTCCGCCTCCAGCCCCTCGGGGTACTCCATGTTGATGGCGCCGAAGAGCTGGCCGCTGGCCACCAGCGGAGCGCTCACGCCCAGGGTGCTGCCATTGAAGATGAGGGGCACCTCGCGCGAGACGACGACGCGGTCAGCGGGCAGCGCGTCCGGGTCCAGGTGCGTCTTGACCACGGCGCTCTGCTTGAGGACGAGCGGCTCGTGCGCGCCCTCTTTCAGCCTGCCTTCGGCGTAGAGGGAGGTGAGGCCGCCCGTGCGCGC
Coding sequences within:
- a CDS encoding MotA/TolQ/ExbB proton channel family protein, which translates into the protein MNLGFLTNLSVLANTGGPQRSLMEELAMRWEAGQWGMYPIAVCGLIALAIMIERAVVLFFMSSINKEGFLRGLKKHIYAGDLDKAINYVAGQKSTPLTNVIKAGLMNVPKGQDEVQAALDEASLRETPKLEARTGYLAMLGNAAMLAGLLGTVSGLISCFEAVANVNPADKATILANGISEAMNCTGFGLLTAIPALVAFSVLMGRTQGLINDINETSVSVLNLIVNNRDKFKNLNIPTSSHGAEE
- a CDS encoding ATP-binding protein produces the protein MKSDSRVLRISGGPTPEAFQALFEVLDEPLALCDGTLRLLAANPPFIRFCSAQDTTPEGLVAGVVATLSQDAGLSPREGENSDVEVSLPDLRCVLVTLARRGDTVVVRGRMEPGRLMMAERALLEQARTEGVLLDLSRSVAEATGEEELVAAVARGVKELFPQRAFCIRIVDARTGGLTSLYAEGRLKEGAHEPLVLKQSAVVKTHLDPDALPADRVVVSREVPLIFNGSTLGVSAPLVASGQLFGAINMEYPEGLEADVAHDERVLLQLANQVAVAVRNAKLIDELTFVRKYLEELLEKANALILVANREKQVVVFNQALSALTGFSKEEVLGRDVFAFIPEDEQLRLGSVFASAIRGEAVNNFETRLRSKEGEVRVSFATSSMRTPLGEVEGVIAIGQDITVIKELEKRIIHAEKLASIGQLAASVVHEINNPMTAVSAYSEALLIKAQSRQDAVPADVDKLRKILENSQRILRFTKDLVSYARPAKDRPERVQLNAIVDQAVGFCEHVVSNAKASVQREYAELPPISAVRANLVQVFVNLITNACHAMSPGGKVTLVTRRDGQEAVVEVRDTGSGIEPKHLSRIFDPFFTTKEEGKGTGLGLSIVQGIVESHGGRITVSSQVGQGTAFTLRLPLVES